In Quercus robur chromosome 10, dhQueRobu3.1, whole genome shotgun sequence, a genomic segment contains:
- the LOC126701842 gene encoding la-related protein 6B-like isoform X4: MAQEDSSPDPSPSPPNLSDPSKPDPPPPSSSSSSSSSLSRNVSFSRLNAQAPEFVPTQQQAPRLAAAASASAAVVPPPPPPPPPMHSFPPPPPPPPFHVAAAIQGHVAVPPHVIPVQHPHHVPVQYHPHHPHHPHPHPHHHHQQYYGGGGGGGGGGFREQEVGAQAQNQAPVESDHVVAAASSSSAKNKISEEATQKILNQVLHMLHG; encoded by the exons atgGCCCAAGAAGATTCCTCTCCAGATCCATCTCCTTCTCCCCCAAACCTCTCGGATCCTTCCAAACCCGATCCACCTCCTCCATCTTCGTCGTCGTCGTCTTCGTCTTCGTTATCGCGAAACGTTTCGTTTAGCAGGCTCAACGCGCAGGCTCCCGAGTTCGTTCCGACTCAGCAGCAAGCACCGCGACTCGCTGCTGCTGCTTCTGCTTCTGCTGCTGTTGTTCCTCCTCCTCCGCCTCCGCCGCCGCCTATGCACTCGTTTCCTCCTCCTCCGCCGCCGCCTCCGTTCCACGTTGCGGCGGCGATCCAGGGTCACGTGGCGGTTCCTCCTCACGTGATCCCCGTTCAGCATCCTCATCATGTTCCGGTTCAGTACCATCCTCATCACCCGCATCATCCGCATCcgcatcctcatcatcatcatcagcagtACTACGGCGGCGGAGGCGGTGGTGGTGGGGGAGGGTTTAGAGAGCAAGAGGTTGGGGCGCAAGCGCAAAATCAAGCTCCGGTGGAGTCTGATCATGTTGTTGCTGCCGCTTCTtcgtcctcggcgaaaaacaaGATCTCCGAGGAGGCTACTCAGAAGATTTTGAATCAG GTCCTGCACATGTTACATGGATAG
- the LOC126701842 gene encoding la-related protein 6B-like isoform X1 → MAQEDSSPDPSPSPPNLSDPSKPDPPPPSSSSSSSSSLSRNVSFSRLNAQAPEFVPTQQQAPRLAAAASASAAVVPPPPPPPPPMHSFPPPPPPPPFHVAAAIQGHVAVPPHVIPVQHPHHVPVQYHPHHPHHPHPHPHHHHQQYYGGGGGGGGGGFREQEVGAQAQNQAPVESDHVVAAASSSSAKNKISEEATQKILNQVRNSGLIEDQSIEALEVDFTNKFIGGGPLDRGCVSWKTGLRLSTQ, encoded by the exons atgGCCCAAGAAGATTCCTCTCCAGATCCATCTCCTTCTCCCCCAAACCTCTCGGATCCTTCCAAACCCGATCCACCTCCTCCATCTTCGTCGTCGTCGTCTTCGTCTTCGTTATCGCGAAACGTTTCGTTTAGCAGGCTCAACGCGCAGGCTCCCGAGTTCGTTCCGACTCAGCAGCAAGCACCGCGACTCGCTGCTGCTGCTTCTGCTTCTGCTGCTGTTGTTCCTCCTCCTCCGCCTCCGCCGCCGCCTATGCACTCGTTTCCTCCTCCTCCGCCGCCGCCTCCGTTCCACGTTGCGGCGGCGATCCAGGGTCACGTGGCGGTTCCTCCTCACGTGATCCCCGTTCAGCATCCTCATCATGTTCCGGTTCAGTACCATCCTCATCACCCGCATCATCCGCATCcgcatcctcatcatcatcatcagcagtACTACGGCGGCGGAGGCGGTGGTGGTGGGGGAGGGTTTAGAGAGCAAGAGGTTGGGGCGCAAGCGCAAAATCAAGCTCCGGTGGAGTCTGATCATGTTGTTGCTGCCGCTTCTtcgtcctcggcgaaaaacaaGATCTCCGAGGAGGCTACTCAGAAGATTTTGAATCAG GTCCGAAATTCAGGCTTGATAGAAGATCAATCCATTGAAGCTCTTGAAGTGGATTTTACAAACAAGTTTATTGGAGGTGGTCCTTTAGATAGAGGTTGTGTCAGTTGGAAGACAGGGCTGAGGTTGTCAACTCAATAA
- the LOC126701842 gene encoding la-related protein 6B-like isoform X5, with protein MAQEDSSPDPSPSPPNLSDPSKPDPPPPSSSSSSSSSLSRNVSFSRLNAQAPEFVPTQQQAPRLAAAASASAAVVPPPPPPPPPMHSFPPPPPPPPFHVAAAIQGHVAVPPHVIPVQHPHHVPVQYHPHHPHHPHPHPHHHHQQYYGGGGGGGGGGFREQEVGAQAQNQAPVESDHVVAAASSSSAKNKISEEATQKILNQIVVK; from the exons atgGCCCAAGAAGATTCCTCTCCAGATCCATCTCCTTCTCCCCCAAACCTCTCGGATCCTTCCAAACCCGATCCACCTCCTCCATCTTCGTCGTCGTCGTCTTCGTCTTCGTTATCGCGAAACGTTTCGTTTAGCAGGCTCAACGCGCAGGCTCCCGAGTTCGTTCCGACTCAGCAGCAAGCACCGCGACTCGCTGCTGCTGCTTCTGCTTCTGCTGCTGTTGTTCCTCCTCCTCCGCCTCCGCCGCCGCCTATGCACTCGTTTCCTCCTCCTCCGCCGCCGCCTCCGTTCCACGTTGCGGCGGCGATCCAGGGTCACGTGGCGGTTCCTCCTCACGTGATCCCCGTTCAGCATCCTCATCATGTTCCGGTTCAGTACCATCCTCATCACCCGCATCATCCGCATCcgcatcctcatcatcatcatcagcagtACTACGGCGGCGGAGGCGGTGGTGGTGGGGGAGGGTTTAGAGAGCAAGAGGTTGGGGCGCAAGCGCAAAATCAAGCTCCGGTGGAGTCTGATCATGTTGTTGCTGCCGCTTCTtcgtcctcggcgaaaaacaaGATCTCCGAGGAGGCTACTCAGAAGATTTTGAATCAG ATAGTTGTTAAATAG
- the LOC126701842 gene encoding la-related protein 6B-like isoform X2 — protein MAQEDSSPDPSPSPPNLSDPSKPDPPPPSSSSSSSSSLSRNVSFSRLNAQAPEFVPTQQQAPRLAAAASASAAVVPPPPPPPPPMHSFPPPPPPPPFHVAAAIQGHVAVPPHVIPVQHPHHVPVQYHPHHPHHPHPHPHHHHQQYYGGGGGGGGGGFREQEVGAQAQNQAPVESDHVVAAASSSSAKNKISEEATQKILNQMLIERSCQGQMENFLST, from the exons atgGCCCAAGAAGATTCCTCTCCAGATCCATCTCCTTCTCCCCCAAACCTCTCGGATCCTTCCAAACCCGATCCACCTCCTCCATCTTCGTCGTCGTCGTCTTCGTCTTCGTTATCGCGAAACGTTTCGTTTAGCAGGCTCAACGCGCAGGCTCCCGAGTTCGTTCCGACTCAGCAGCAAGCACCGCGACTCGCTGCTGCTGCTTCTGCTTCTGCTGCTGTTGTTCCTCCTCCTCCGCCTCCGCCGCCGCCTATGCACTCGTTTCCTCCTCCTCCGCCGCCGCCTCCGTTCCACGTTGCGGCGGCGATCCAGGGTCACGTGGCGGTTCCTCCTCACGTGATCCCCGTTCAGCATCCTCATCATGTTCCGGTTCAGTACCATCCTCATCACCCGCATCATCCGCATCcgcatcctcatcatcatcatcagcagtACTACGGCGGCGGAGGCGGTGGTGGTGGGGGAGGGTTTAGAGAGCAAGAGGTTGGGGCGCAAGCGCAAAATCAAGCTCCGGTGGAGTCTGATCATGTTGTTGCTGCCGCTTCTtcgtcctcggcgaaaaacaaGATCTCCGAGGAGGCTACTCAGAAGATTTTGAATCAG ATGCTGATAGAGAGAAGTTGTCAAGGTCAGATGGAAAATTTTCTCAGTACTTGA
- the LOC126701842 gene encoding la-related protein 6B-like isoform X3 encodes MAQEDSSPDPSPSPPNLSDPSKPDPPPPSSSSSSSSSLSRNVSFSRLNAQAPEFVPTQQQAPRLAAAASASAAVVPPPPPPPPPMHSFPPPPPPPPFHVAAAIQGHVAVPPHVIPVQHPHHVPVQYHPHHPHHPHPHPHHHHQQYYGGGGGGGGGGFREQEVGAQAQNQAPVESDHVVAAASSSSAKNKISEEATQKILNQIFATASTSALHGISLR; translated from the exons atgGCCCAAGAAGATTCCTCTCCAGATCCATCTCCTTCTCCCCCAAACCTCTCGGATCCTTCCAAACCCGATCCACCTCCTCCATCTTCGTCGTCGTCGTCTTCGTCTTCGTTATCGCGAAACGTTTCGTTTAGCAGGCTCAACGCGCAGGCTCCCGAGTTCGTTCCGACTCAGCAGCAAGCACCGCGACTCGCTGCTGCTGCTTCTGCTTCTGCTGCTGTTGTTCCTCCTCCTCCGCCTCCGCCGCCGCCTATGCACTCGTTTCCTCCTCCTCCGCCGCCGCCTCCGTTCCACGTTGCGGCGGCGATCCAGGGTCACGTGGCGGTTCCTCCTCACGTGATCCCCGTTCAGCATCCTCATCATGTTCCGGTTCAGTACCATCCTCATCACCCGCATCATCCGCATCcgcatcctcatcatcatcatcagcagtACTACGGCGGCGGAGGCGGTGGTGGTGGGGGAGGGTTTAGAGAGCAAGAGGTTGGGGCGCAAGCGCAAAATCAAGCTCCGGTGGAGTCTGATCATGTTGTTGCTGCCGCTTCTtcgtcctcggcgaaaaacaaGATCTCCGAGGAGGCTACTCAGAAGATTTTGAATCAG ATTTTTGCTACAGCTTCAACATCAGCCTTGCATGGTATTTCTCTAAGATAG